A single window of Nocardia sp. NBC_01327 DNA harbors:
- a CDS encoding ABC transporter family substrate-binding protein — translation MRSGRVCAALVLVAGLALAGCSGGTTAPTGSAVLGTASDINPHPRDDIQDGGNLRLATPEIPVNWNTLQIDGNDGDYADIIRFMMPRAYNTDAAGNLTVNHDYFTDVQLTATNPQVVTYTINPKAVWSDGSPITWTDLASQANALGGKNKDFLIAITNGFDRVSKVERGVDDRQAVITFDKPYADWRGQFAGNSMLYPKVATADPDAFNKSLVNGLGLSSGPFVLKSIDRSGGLIVLSRNPKWWGDTPKLDTVTIRVLDRNAWTQAVQNKELDAALLSTVDDLQNLRGVPDVSIRNAPLNRWRYFAFNGAPGSILSDAGLRVAISKAIDRQRIADTMQNGLVQKPEPLNSHVFLRGQHGYQDNSLGFDPDAAAKELDALGWIRQGNNRFKDGKKLVIRDVFYNDDTWVQIAKLIQQDLGKIGVEMTIDTRPAQRFFTDVIQPGDFDVCQFSLSGDAFVFNSLPQIFGLYPNDLQLNYGRIGSPELNDLIDKTLSELDPEQAIALANQVDRKVFEEGHSLPLLQNEGNYGVRSELANYGSPGLASYDYTSIGFLK, via the coding sequence ATGCGTAGTGGACGAGTATGCGCCGCACTGGTATTGGTGGCCGGGCTGGCGCTGGCGGGCTGTAGCGGCGGCACCACCGCGCCGACCGGGTCGGCCGTGCTCGGCACCGCCTCGGATATCAATCCGCATCCGCGCGACGACATCCAGGACGGCGGCAATCTGCGGCTGGCCACGCCCGAGATACCCGTGAACTGGAATACGCTCCAGATCGACGGCAATGACGGCGATTACGCGGACATCATCCGGTTCATGATGCCGCGCGCCTACAACACCGATGCGGCGGGCAATCTCACCGTCAATCACGACTACTTCACCGATGTGCAGCTCACCGCCACGAATCCGCAGGTGGTCACCTACACCATCAACCCGAAGGCGGTCTGGTCCGACGGTTCGCCGATCACCTGGACGGACCTCGCCTCGCAGGCGAATGCGCTGGGCGGCAAGAACAAAGACTTCCTCATCGCCATTACCAACGGCTTCGACCGGGTGTCCAAGGTGGAGCGCGGCGTCGACGACCGGCAAGCGGTGATCACATTCGACAAGCCGTACGCCGACTGGCGCGGCCAGTTCGCCGGCAATTCCATGCTGTACCCGAAGGTCGCCACGGCCGATCCGGATGCGTTCAATAAATCGCTGGTGAACGGTCTCGGGCTGTCCTCGGGACCATTCGTACTGAAGTCCATCGACCGCTCCGGCGGACTGATCGTGCTGAGCCGAAATCCGAAGTGGTGGGGCGATACCCCGAAGCTGGATACCGTCACCATCCGCGTGCTGGACCGCAATGCCTGGACCCAGGCGGTCCAGAACAAGGAACTCGACGCGGCGCTGCTCAGCACCGTGGACGACCTGCAGAATCTGCGCGGGGTACCCGATGTGTCGATCCGCAATGCGCCGCTGAACCGGTGGCGCTACTTCGCCTTCAACGGCGCGCCGGGCTCGATACTCTCCGATGCCGGTCTGCGCGTGGCGATCTCGAAGGCCATCGACCGGCAGCGCATTGCGGACACCATGCAGAACGGCCTCGTCCAGAAGCCGGAGCCGCTCAACAGTCATGTGTTCCTGCGCGGCCAGCACGGCTATCAGGACAACAGCCTGGGCTTCGATCCGGACGCCGCCGCAAAGGAACTCGACGCGCTCGGCTGGATACGCCAGGGCAACAACAGGTTCAAGGACGGCAAGAAGCTCGTGATCCGGGACGTCTTCTACAACGATGACACCTGGGTGCAGATCGCCAAGCTGATCCAGCAGGACCTGGGCAAGATCGGGGTCGAGATGACCATCGACACCCGGCCGGCGCAGCGCTTCTTCACCGATGTCATTCAGCCCGGCGACTTCGACGTCTGCCAGTTCTCGCTCTCCGGCGACGCTTTCGTCTTCAACAGCCTGCCGCAGATCTTCGGGCTGTATCCCAATGACCTGCAGCTCAATTACGGGCGCATCGGCTCACCGGAGCTGAACGACCTCATCGACAAGACCCTGTCGGAGCTGGATCCGGAGCAGGCCATCGCGCTCGCGAACCAGGTGGACCGCAAGGTCTTCGAAGAGGGCCACTCGCTGCCGCTGCTGCAGAACGAAGGAAACTACGGGGTACGGTCCGAGCTGGCCAACTACGGTTCGCCCGGGCTGGCCTCGTACGACTACACCTCGATCGGGTTCTTGAAATAA
- a CDS encoding ABC transporter ATP-binding protein yields MSDDSAERRRTTTAPLLEVGDLRVSFPGEEGRVDAVRGVNFAVNDGEVLAIVGESGSGKSVSSMAIMGLLPEQARVHGSIRLRGRELLGLGDKEMSALRGSRVSMVFQDPLSALTPVYRIGDQIAEALLAHRKMTKHEAAAKAVELLELVGIPEPAVRAKSFPHEFSGGMRQRVVIAMAIANDPELIICDEPTTALDVTVQAQILNLLRKARDITGAGVIFITHDMGIAATLADRVAVMYAGRIVETAPAAELFHEPRMPYTVGLLGSIPRMDGPARTALIPIVGAPPAMHALPPGCTFAPRCPVAVDDCLAAEPPLQDTGPGHRAACIRTSEISSEQLFTAYHREIEAPEQIAEVDTSQVVLKVTDLHKTFPITRGVVLRRKTGEVKAVDGISFEVRAGRTLALVGESGSGKSTTLTQIMDLLRPESGSIEILGHDVTTLTTPQRREIRRKMQIVFQDPSASLDPRLPVADAIAEPLRINGRSREEINRRVPELLELVGLRPEHADRYPADFSGGQKQRINVARALALDPELLVLDEPVSSLDVSIQAGVLNLLRDLQAERGLSYLFVSHDLSVVRNLAHDIAVMYRGQIVEYGPAERIFAAPEHEYTRALIDAVPVPATTR; encoded by the coding sequence ATGAGCGATGATTCGGCAGAGCGGCGGAGAACGACCACCGCGCCGCTGCTGGAGGTCGGGGACCTGCGCGTGTCCTTCCCGGGCGAGGAAGGGCGGGTCGATGCCGTCCGCGGTGTGAACTTCGCCGTCAATGACGGTGAAGTGCTGGCCATTGTCGGCGAGTCCGGCTCCGGCAAGTCGGTGTCCTCGATGGCGATCATGGGACTGCTGCCCGAACAGGCGCGGGTGCACGGATCGATCCGGTTGCGCGGGCGAGAACTGCTGGGGCTGGGCGACAAAGAGATGTCCGCACTGCGCGGCAGCCGGGTGTCCATGGTGTTCCAGGACCCGCTGTCGGCGCTCACGCCGGTCTATCGCATCGGCGATCAGATCGCGGAAGCGCTACTGGCACACCGTAAGATGACCAAGCACGAGGCCGCCGCCAAGGCCGTCGAATTGCTGGAACTGGTCGGCATTCCCGAGCCGGCGGTGCGGGCCAAATCGTTCCCGCACGAGTTCTCCGGCGGGATGCGCCAGCGCGTGGTCATCGCCATGGCCATCGCCAATGATCCCGAACTCATCATCTGCGACGAACCCACCACCGCCCTCGATGTGACGGTGCAGGCGCAGATCCTGAATCTGCTGCGCAAGGCACGCGACATCACCGGTGCGGGCGTCATTTTCATCACCCACGATATGGGCATCGCCGCGACCCTGGCCGATCGCGTGGCGGTCATGTACGCCGGGCGGATCGTCGAAACCGCACCGGCCGCAGAGCTTTTCCACGAGCCGCGGATGCCGTACACGGTAGGTCTGCTGGGCTCCATCCCGCGGATGGACGGGCCGGCGCGGACCGCGCTGATTCCGATCGTGGGCGCCCCGCCCGCCATGCACGCGCTGCCGCCGGGCTGCACATTCGCGCCCCGCTGTCCCGTCGCCGTCGACGACTGCCTGGCCGCCGAACCACCCCTGCAGGACACCGGTCCCGGGCATCGTGCCGCCTGCATCCGCACCTCGGAGATCAGCTCCGAGCAGCTGTTCACGGCCTACCACAGGGAGATCGAGGCGCCGGAGCAGATCGCGGAGGTCGACACATCACAGGTGGTGTTGAAGGTGACCGATCTGCACAAGACCTTCCCCATCACCCGGGGCGTGGTGCTGCGCCGCAAGACCGGCGAGGTGAAGGCCGTGGACGGCATCAGCTTCGAAGTGCGCGCGGGCCGGACACTGGCACTGGTCGGCGAATCCGGATCGGGCAAGTCGACCACGCTCACGCAGATCATGGATCTGCTGCGCCCGGAGAGCGGCAGCATCGAAATCCTCGGCCACGATGTGACAACACTGACCACGCCGCAGCGCCGGGAGATCCGGCGCAAGATGCAGATCGTCTTCCAGGATCCCTCGGCCTCGCTGGATCCGCGACTGCCGGTCGCCGACGCCATCGCCGAACCGCTGCGCATCAACGGCCGCTCCCGCGAGGAGATCAATCGGCGGGTCCCGGAACTGCTGGAACTGGTCGGATTGCGGCCCGAGCACGCCGACCGCTACCCGGCGGATTTCTCCGGCGGGCAGAAGCAGCGCATCAATGTCGCGCGTGCGCTGGCGCTGGATCCGGAACTGCTGGTCCTCGACGAACCCGTGTCCTCCCTGGATGTTTCGATCCAGGCGGGCGTCCTGAACCTCTTGCGTGACCTGCAGGCCGAGCGCGGATTGTCGTATTTGTTCGTGTCCCACGACCTGTCGGTGGTGCGTAATCTGGCCCACGACATCGCCGTCATGTATCGCGGGCAAATCGTCGAATACGGTCCGGCGGAACGCATTTTCGCCGCCCCGGAACACGAGTACACCCGCGCGCTGATCGACGCGGTGCCGGTTCCGGCCACGACCCGATAG
- a CDS encoding ABC transporter permease — MTDVEIIVQGAPQAATGRRKLVWRRFLRNKTSVTAAVVLVVIFVVAFTLPHFLSYNYTDIDPTAKLQPPNGQHWFGTTTLGEDVLAQTLRGLQKSLIIGFGAALIGAFIATIAGSVAGLLGGWTDKAIMWLVDLLLVVPSFIMIALFAPKTKGNGSIVLLTLLIAGFGWMISARIIRGLSMSLREREFVRAARYMGASTWTVITTHVVPNIASYLIIDTTLAVGGAVMAETGLSFLGFGVQPPDVSLGSLIGTYSKSALTYPWTFMFAGGFLVAIVLCANLMGDGLRDAFDPGAKRARAKSGKKRKVPA, encoded by the coding sequence ATGACAGACGTCGAGATCATCGTTCAAGGCGCACCGCAGGCGGCGACCGGGCGACGGAAGCTGGTGTGGCGGCGCTTCCTGCGCAACAAGACCTCGGTGACGGCCGCGGTGGTGCTGGTGGTGATTTTCGTGGTGGCGTTCACGCTGCCGCACTTCCTGTCGTACAACTACACCGATATCGATCCCACGGCGAAATTGCAGCCACCGAACGGGCAACACTGGTTCGGCACCACAACACTCGGCGAGGACGTGCTCGCGCAGACGCTGCGCGGTCTGCAGAAGTCGCTCATCATCGGCTTCGGCGCAGCCCTGATCGGCGCCTTCATCGCGACCATCGCCGGATCGGTGGCCGGACTGCTCGGCGGCTGGACCGACAAGGCCATCATGTGGCTGGTCGATCTGCTGCTGGTGGTGCCCAGCTTCATCATGATCGCCCTCTTCGCGCCGAAGACGAAGGGCAATGGCTCGATCGTGCTGCTGACGCTGCTCATCGCGGGCTTCGGCTGGATGATCAGCGCACGCATCATCCGAGGGCTGTCCATGAGTCTGCGCGAGCGCGAATTCGTCCGTGCCGCACGGTATATGGGGGCCTCGACCTGGACGGTGATCACCACGCACGTGGTGCCGAACATCGCCTCCTATCTGATCATCGACACCACACTCGCGGTCGGTGGCGCGGTCATGGCCGAAACCGGTTTGAGCTTCCTCGGATTCGGCGTGCAGCCGCCGGATGTGTCACTGGGCTCGCTCATCGGCACCTACAGCAAGTCGGCGCTGACCTACCCGTGGACGTTCATGTTCGCCGGCGGATTCCTGGTCGCCATCGTGCTGTGCGCGAACCTCATGGGAGACGGGCTGCGGGACGCCTTCGACCCGGGCGCGAAGCGGGCGCGGGCCAAGTCGGGTAAGAAGCGAAAGGTGCCGGCATGA
- a CDS encoding ABC transporter permease — MAGFLLRRALNYVVLLVLASFLVFTVASLTFTPLDNLEQRNPRPPQSVIDSKRAELHLNDPIPQRYLAWAGGVVHGDFGKTLAGQPVSQELPRRIGVSLRLLIIGAITGTVLGVLIGAANAIRQYKFSDYLSTVVSLLLLSTPVFLLATLLKYGALEINLSTGKQIFLYTGETSATQVHGLWNQLVDRVQHLVVPTFGLSLGTMAAYSRYQRNAMLDVLGSDFIRTARAKGLTRSHALYKHGLRTALIPMATLFAYSFGGLITGATFTEKIFGWHGVGEWLVDGINAQDINIVLTVTVFAGLVVLLSGLLSDIVYAILDPRVRVG; from the coding sequence ATGGCCGGTTTTCTACTGCGACGCGCGCTGAACTATGTCGTGCTACTGGTGCTCGCGTCGTTCCTGGTCTTCACGGTGGCATCGCTCACCTTCACCCCGCTCGACAATCTGGAGCAGCGCAACCCGCGCCCGCCGCAGTCGGTCATCGACTCGAAGCGTGCCGAGCTGCACCTGAACGATCCCATCCCGCAGCGCTATCTGGCCTGGGCGGGGGGTGTGGTGCACGGCGATTTCGGCAAAACCCTCGCCGGGCAGCCGGTCAGTCAGGAGTTGCCGCGCCGCATCGGGGTGTCCCTGCGCCTGCTCATCATCGGCGCGATCACCGGCACCGTGCTCGGTGTCCTGATCGGGGCGGCGAATGCGATCCGGCAGTACAAGTTCAGTGATTACCTCAGTACCGTCGTATCGCTGCTACTGCTGTCCACGCCGGTGTTCCTGCTCGCCACCCTCCTGAAATACGGTGCGCTGGAGATCAATCTGTCCACCGGGAAGCAGATCTTCCTGTACACGGGCGAGACGTCGGCGACCCAGGTGCACGGACTGTGGAATCAACTGGTGGACCGCGTCCAGCATTTGGTGGTGCCGACGTTCGGACTGTCGCTCGGCACCATGGCCGCGTACAGCCGCTATCAACGCAACGCGATGCTGGATGTGCTGGGCAGCGACTTCATTCGCACCGCGCGTGCCAAGGGCCTGACCCGCAGTCACGCACTGTACAAACACGGCCTGCGCACCGCGCTCATACCGATGGCGACCCTGTTCGCCTACAGCTTCGGCGGTCTCATCACCGGTGCGACCTTCACCGAGAAGATCTTCGGCTGGCACGGCGTCGGCGAATGGCTGGTGGACGGCATCAATGCCCAGGACATCAATATCGTGCTGACGGTGACCGTGTTCGCCGGCCTGGTGGTGCTGCTGTCGGGCCTGCTGTCCGACATCGTCTACGCGATTCTCGATCCCAGGGTGCGTGTCGGATGA
- a CDS encoding HAD family hydrolase, with protein sequence MVATDVDGTLIDNGEQVSPRTKAAIDALIADGVPFVLATGRPPRWIDPVVDGLGYAPLCVCGNGAVIYDSATDRILASRTLDVETLSWAADLAERLLPGCGLAAERVGATAHDAATPQFVSSPEYEHAWLNPDDTEVSRAEVIAAPAIKMLIRLPGASSGDMRALLEPALSGRADLTYSTDNGLIELSAPGVTKATGLASVAQRLGVQHTALIAFGDMPNDVPMLKMAGHGVAMGNAHPEAIAAADEVAAANHEDGVARVLERWWS encoded by the coding sequence ATGGTCGCCACCGATGTCGACGGCACTCTCATCGACAACGGCGAGCAGGTGAGCCCGCGCACCAAAGCCGCGATCGACGCCCTCATCGCGGACGGCGTGCCGTTCGTGCTCGCCACCGGCCGCCCACCGCGCTGGATCGATCCGGTCGTCGACGGACTCGGTTACGCGCCGCTGTGCGTCTGCGGGAACGGCGCGGTCATCTACGACAGCGCCACCGACCGCATTCTGGCCAGCCGCACGCTCGATGTGGAGACGCTCTCGTGGGCCGCGGATCTGGCCGAACGCCTGCTCCCGGGCTGCGGCCTGGCCGCGGAGCGTGTCGGCGCGACCGCGCACGACGCCGCGACCCCGCAATTCGTCAGCTCTCCCGAGTACGAGCACGCGTGGCTGAATCCCGATGACACCGAGGTCTCGCGCGCCGAGGTGATCGCCGCGCCCGCCATCAAGATGCTCATCCGGCTGCCCGGCGCCTCCAGCGGGGATATGCGCGCGCTGCTCGAGCCCGCCCTGTCCGGGCGCGCCGACCTCACCTATTCGACGGACAACGGGTTGATCGAACTCTCCGCGCCCGGAGTCACCAAGGCGACGGGGCTGGCCTCCGTGGCGCAGCGGCTCGGTGTGCAGCACACGGCGCTGATCGCCTTCGGGGATATGCCGAACGATGTGCCCATGCTCAAGATGGCGGGCCACGGCGTGGCCATGGGCAACGCACACCCGGAAGCGATCGCCGCCGCCGACGAGGTCGCCGCCGCCAATCACGAGGACGGCGTGGCCCGCGTCCTGGAGCGCTGGTGGTCGTAA
- a CDS encoding N-acetylmuramoyl-L-alanine amidase, which translates to MAEVALATAPDLVLPLRELTGLNLPDLHLSDLRMLPLPKSIPIPQGLPLPPGVRLPSEIQLPRLGQPVKPGTHVGPVSPAPGLIAGPGPEVPAPDSAPEAPAAPESEPAAPNAEVPAAAPATPALPDIKADPRTPALAPNAVPGDLADKVGAQVKELTRDTPFSMVALTAPQLLGTTALIRAKRDDGGWGPWYPTEPVDTPGKKPGRTGTEPIYVGNTKSVQILVTRKNAAQAVDAPNAPAAQPVPNAPAPDAQVVPARPEPAPFTDHSGDPAQINLEKLAAVLIDPGRGAADENLTQVAAALPGGGPKVISRAQWGADESLRCEEPTYDDAVNAITVHHTAGRNDYTPSESAGIVRSIYNYHAKTLGWCDIGYNALVDKYGQIFEGRYGGLDRPVEGAHAGGFNINTAGVAFMGDHETEPPTEDAIQAMGKFIGWRSKIAGVDPEGSTTMYSEGSDYTRYPLGQAVKLPNIFAHRDVGNTTCPGDAAYDLMDRLRSIAETVAGKTSAPATKPTRVGPQQNAGNPVPGNSNQADLASLADLTTRLLGMLDKSPVAKYYDASGGPNGPLGQAKSEPQPTPDGGQYAEFVNGNLYSAPDGKVFAVVGKILERFLQLGAGTGVLGLPTTGEYPVEDGVRTDFQNGSLIFSQLTGLVTTVMKNFTGGQDLLPAPIPAVLNHEQQAAPIPAAIPEPAAGP; encoded by the coding sequence ATGGCCGAGGTCGCACTCGCCACCGCACCCGATCTGGTGCTGCCGCTGCGGGAGCTGACGGGGCTCAATCTGCCGGATCTGCACCTGTCGGATCTGCGCATGCTGCCGCTGCCCAAGTCGATCCCCATTCCGCAGGGATTACCGCTGCCGCCGGGTGTTCGACTACCCAGCGAAATCCAGCTGCCGAGACTGGGACAGCCGGTCAAACCGGGCACCCACGTCGGACCCGTCTCCCCCGCACCGGGATTGATCGCCGGACCCGGACCCGAGGTACCTGCTCCGGACAGCGCGCCTGAGGCACCGGCCGCACCGGAAAGCGAACCCGCGGCGCCGAATGCCGAAGTGCCCGCAGCGGCGCCGGCGACCCCCGCACTCCCCGATATCAAGGCCGATCCCCGCACCCCCGCGCTCGCACCCAATGCGGTGCCCGGTGACCTGGCGGACAAGGTCGGCGCGCAGGTCAAGGAACTCACCCGCGACACCCCGTTCAGCATGGTCGCGCTCACCGCGCCGCAGCTGCTGGGCACCACCGCTCTCATCCGGGCCAAGCGTGACGACGGCGGCTGGGGACCGTGGTACCCGACCGAGCCCGTCGACACGCCGGGCAAGAAGCCGGGTCGCACCGGCACCGAACCGATTTATGTCGGCAATACAAAATCCGTGCAGATCCTGGTGACGCGCAAGAATGCCGCGCAGGCGGTGGACGCGCCGAATGCGCCCGCAGCACAGCCGGTTCCCAACGCACCCGCGCCGGACGCACAGGTGGTGCCCGCTCGACCGGAGCCCGCGCCATTCACCGATCATTCCGGTGATCCCGCCCAGATCAATCTGGAGAAACTCGCGGCGGTCCTCATCGATCCGGGTCGCGGGGCGGCCGATGAGAATCTCACCCAGGTGGCAGCGGCACTGCCGGGCGGCGGGCCGAAGGTGATCAGCCGCGCGCAATGGGGTGCGGATGAATCGCTGCGCTGCGAGGAACCGACCTATGACGATGCCGTGAATGCCATTACGGTGCACCACACCGCGGGCCGAAACGATTACACGCCTTCGGAATCCGCAGGCATTGTGCGGTCCATTTACAACTATCACGCAAAGACGTTGGGCTGGTGCGATATCGGCTACAACGCACTTGTCGACAAGTACGGCCAGATCTTCGAGGGCCGGTACGGCGGGCTCGATCGTCCGGTCGAGGGCGCGCATGCGGGCGGATTCAATATCAATACCGCCGGTGTGGCATTCATGGGCGATCACGAGACGGAACCGCCGACCGAGGATGCCATTCAGGCGATGGGCAAATTCATCGGCTGGCGTTCGAAGATCGCGGGGGTGGACCCGGAGGGTTCCACCACCATGTATTCGGAGGGCAGTGATTACACCCGCTATCCCCTCGGCCAAGCGGTGAAACTGCCGAATATCTTCGCGCACCGCGATGTCGGCAATACCACCTGCCCGGGCGATGCCGCGTATGACCTGATGGACCGGCTGCGCTCGATCGCCGAGACGGTCGCGGGGAAGACGAGTGCTCCGGCGACCAAGCCCACCCGCGTCGGGCCGCAGCAGAATGCCGGGAATCCGGTGCCCGGGAACAGCAATCAGGCGGATCTGGCCTCGCTCGCGGACCTGACCACCAGGCTGCTGGGCATGCTCGACAAGAGCCCGGTGGCGAAGTACTACGACGCGTCCGGTGGGCCCAACGGTCCACTCGGACAGGCGAAGTCGGAGCCGCAGCCGACTCCGGACGGCGGGCAGTACGCCGAGTTCGTGAACGGCAATCTGTATTCGGCGCCGGACGGCAAGGTCTTCGCGGTGGTCGGCAAGATTTTGGAGCGCTTCCTGCAATTGGGCGCGGGCACAGGCGTTCTGGGGCTGCCGACCACCGGGGAGTACCCGGTCGAGGACGGCGTCCGGACCGACTTCCAGAACGGCTCACTGATTTTCAGTCAGCTGACGGGGCTCGTGACCACGGTGATGAAGAATTTCACCGGTGGTCAGGATCTGCTTCCCGCGCCGATTCCGGCGGTGCTGAACCATGAGCAGCAGGCCGCGCCCATTCCGGCGGCGATACCGGAACCTGCTGCGGGGCCGTAG
- a CDS encoding SpoIID/LytB domain-containing protein, with protein MPNGHLRQRRRRQRLVALSVAATTLGGTGAGLIWAWPNNEYEFTASPGHGRGLSQNGAFDRAVGGSTAETILAHYYPGASIAAIGSTPVRVRLMGLDGKNLDVESETGLYVAGRRVVPGQAAHLTPTATGADVTITQGCDGAVLWQGSTDDPYAYPLESGTDRPAAEHLELCEGPNYRGVLGVALDGDAPRVINEVDIEDYLLGVVPAEMVPDWANQGGAEALRAQAIAARSYALADQRYSYAQTCDTTDCQAYPGTDKEDDRTATAVHSTAGQVLTHDNHILRAEYSAAPDAGTPTLDDLTVGPALSEFQSAPTLLDPTTPDPTTADSVAPADPATPVDPATPVDPQASAPTGADPNAPSVSDPAAPAKPAPAKPAPAKPNPRTQVGIPLLPDLLRILREAAQQPPPAPGSTLKPGTSAGTAAPGTATTPTPPLVTDPASK; from the coding sequence ATGCCGAACGGCCACCTACGCCAGCGGCGCAGACGTCAGCGTCTCGTCGCTTTGTCAGTCGCCGCCACCACCCTCGGCGGTACCGGCGCAGGCCTGATCTGGGCCTGGCCGAACAATGAGTACGAGTTCACCGCCAGCCCCGGTCACGGGCGCGGTCTGAGCCAGAATGGCGCGTTCGATCGCGCCGTCGGCGGTTCGACCGCCGAAACGATTCTGGCCCACTACTACCCCGGCGCGAGTATCGCCGCGATCGGATCCACGCCGGTCCGAGTCCGCCTCATGGGACTGGACGGCAAGAACCTCGACGTCGAATCCGAAACCGGACTCTATGTCGCCGGCCGCCGTGTCGTCCCCGGCCAGGCCGCACATCTCACCCCCACCGCCACCGGCGCGGACGTCACCATCACCCAGGGCTGCGACGGCGCGGTGCTGTGGCAGGGCTCCACCGACGACCCCTACGCCTACCCCCTGGAATCGGGCACCGACCGCCCCGCGGCCGAACACCTGGAACTCTGCGAGGGCCCCAACTACCGCGGCGTCCTGGGCGTGGCACTGGACGGCGACGCCCCCCGCGTCATCAACGAGGTCGATATCGAGGACTACCTCCTCGGCGTCGTTCCCGCCGAAATGGTCCCCGACTGGGCCAACCAGGGCGGCGCGGAAGCCCTACGCGCACAAGCGATCGCGGCCCGCTCCTACGCCCTCGCAGACCAGCGCTACTCCTACGCCCAAACCTGCGACACCACCGACTGCCAGGCCTACCCCGGCACGGACAAGGAAGACGACCGCACCGCGACCGCCGTCCACTCCACCGCCGGCCAGGTCCTGACCCACGACAACCACATCCTCCGCGCCGAATACTCCGCCGCCCCCGACGCCGGCACCCCCACCCTCGACGACCTGACAGTCGGCCCCGCCCTCAGCGAATTCCAATCCGCCCCAACCCTTCTGGATCCCACCACCCCAGACCCCACCACCGCCGACTCGGTGGCCCCCGCAGATCCGGCAACCCCTGTGGACCCGGCAACCCCCGTCGACCCCCAGGCCTCGGCCCCCACCGGCGCAGATCCCAACGCGCCCAGCGTCTCCGACCCCGCCGCCCCGGCAAAACCCGCCCCCGCAAAACCGGCCCCCGCAAAGCCCAACCCCCGCACCCAAGTCGGCATCCCCCTCCTCCCGGACCTGCTCCGAATCCTGCGCGAGGCCGCCCAGCAGCCCCCGCCCGCTCCCGGATCGACCCTCAAGCCGGGCACCTCTGCGGGCACGGCGGCTCCCGGTACGGCGACCACACCCACTCCACCCCTCGTCACCGACCCCGCGTCGAAGTAG
- a CDS encoding helix-turn-helix domain-containing protein, with product MELPDLHDFNRAVGEELRTARARRRLTRPQLAAISGVAVSTIQRFENGERSPDLTQLYTLCTALDISPQEILTKSIEMVEGSGK from the coding sequence ATGGAACTGCCGGACCTCCACGACTTCAACCGCGCCGTGGGCGAGGAGCTCAGGACCGCGCGGGCCCGCCGCAGGCTGACGCGCCCACAGCTCGCCGCCATCTCCGGCGTGGCCGTGAGCACGATCCAGCGCTTCGAGAACGGCGAACGCTCGCCGGACCTCACTCAGCTGTACACGCTATGCACTGCACTCGACATCTCGCCGCAGGAGATCCTCACCAAATCCATTGAGATGGTGGAGGGTTCCGGGAAGTAG
- a CDS encoding PE-PPE domain-containing protein has protein sequence MIDVLIVGGTWAPNGESVTDTFARTLDHARFAPRMVPYPADYGRRESYAQSSVAGKTALLEAIAASSNRVVIAGYSQGAAIAGDVAAEIARGLWPDLEVDACALIADPLRPAGQCIGPDPGGYGIGGQRWIADIPTFWAAAQGDPITALPAGNALRLVADFSQYFCLASPEAVRQWGQSLIDTVLQRRVQRWWVPRNWSAWSGALAYARGYLTDGRHTTDYVRYGHAARLAETINREIA, from the coding sequence ATGATCGACGTCCTGATCGTCGGCGGCACCTGGGCTCCGAATGGCGAGAGCGTCACCGATACGTTCGCGCGGACTCTCGATCACGCCCGGTTCGCGCCGCGCATGGTGCCGTATCCGGCGGACTACGGCCGCCGGGAGTCGTATGCCCAGAGCAGCGTGGCGGGGAAGACCGCGCTGCTGGAAGCCATTGCCGCATCATCGAATCGAGTGGTGATCGCCGGATACTCCCAGGGCGCCGCCATTGCCGGTGATGTCGCGGCCGAGATCGCCCGCGGCCTGTGGCCGGACCTGGAGGTCGACGCCTGTGCGCTGATCGCCGATCCGCTGCGCCCCGCCGGCCAGTGCATCGGCCCGGATCCCGGCGGTTACGGCATCGGCGGTCAGCGCTGGATCGCCGATATCCCGACCTTCTGGGCTGCGGCACAGGGTGATCCGATCACTGCTCTACCAGCAGGCAATGCTCTGCGCCTGGTCGCCGACTTCTCCCAGTACTTCTGTCTCGCCAGTCCCGAGGCTGTCCGGCAGTGGGGACAGAGCCTGATCGACACCGTCCTGCAGCGGCGAGTGCAGCGCTGGTGGGTCCCCAGGAACTGGAGCGCCTGGAGCGGTGCGCTCGCCTACGCCCGCGGCTACCTCACCGACGGCCGCCACACCACCGACTACGTCCGCTACGGCCACGCCGCCCGCCTCGCCGAAACCATCAACCGGGAGATCGCCTGA